The following are from one region of the Bacteroidales bacterium genome:
- the rpoC gene encoding DNA-directed RNA polymerase subunit beta': MAFRRESNTTIDFNSITISLASPESILERSYGEVLKPETINYRTYKPERDGLFCERIFGPVKDYECHCGKYKRIRYKGIICDRCGVEVTEKKVRRERTGHIQLVVPVAHIWFFRSLPNKIGALLGLPSKKMDSIIYYEKYVVIKPGIKEKDGLKELDFLSEEEYFDIVDNLPADNAHLDDSDPNKFIAKMGAEALFDLLERLDLDKVSYDLRHKANTETSQQRKQEALKRLQVYEAFRDARTRSENRPGWMIMKIVPVIPPELRPLVPLDGGRFATSDLNDLYRRVIIRNNRLKRLIEIKAPDVIMRNEKRMLQEAVDSLLDNSRKVSAVKTESNRPLKSLSDSLKGKQGRFRQNLLGKRVDYSGRSVIVVGPELKLNECGLPKDMAAELFKPFIIRKLLERGIVKTVKSAKKIVDRKDAVVWDILENILKGHPVLLNRAPTLHRLGIQAFQPKLIEGKAIQLHPLVCTAFNADFDGDQMAVHVPLGNAAILEAQILMLASHNILNPANGAPITVPSQDMVLGLYYMTKGRKSTPEYPVKGEGKRFYSPEEVIIAFNENKLDLHANIFVKVEDLVDGQPVNQIVETTTGRVLFNQVVPGEMGYINQLLTKKALRDIIGDILKSTGTKKTSDFLDNIKNLGFIMAFKGGLSFNLGDVIIPEVKESFIEEANQEVDEVLSNYNMGFITNNERYNQIIDIWTHTNSRLTQQVMKEISLDKGGFNPIFMMLDSGARGSKEQIRQLSGMRGLMAKPQKSGATGGEIIENPILSNFKEGLSVLEYFISTHGARKGLADTALKTADAGYLTRRLVDVSQDVIISEDDCGTLRGITISALKKNEETVESLYDRILGRVTLHDIFHPNTGELIARAGHQLTEDKCKIIEESPIESVEIRSVLTCESKQGVCARCYGRNLATGRMIQEGEAVGVIAAQSIGEPGTQLTLRTFHVGGTASNVAIISKIEAKYDGFLEIDELRFVTYTNKEGKSYDVVIGRSAEMRIIDKHTKIVLASGHIPYGANLYFKENTEVKKGSLISDWDPFNAVILAEVKGTIQYENIVEGKTYRIESDEQTGYVDKVVIEPRQKLKNPTINIVSGDGEVVKSYDIPVGARIVVEDGQDIKAGEPLVKIPRAIGKTGDITGGLPRVTELFEARNPSEPAVVAEIDGVVTISKKLKRGNREVVITSKTGEEKHYLVPTTKQVLAQENDYIRAGTSLSEGEISPSDILAIKGPMKVQEYIVNEVQEVYRLQGVKINDKHFEVIVRQMMRKVEVEDPGDTRFLEGELVNKTDFQDENDDVFGKKVVIDPGDSLTYRAGQIVSARKLRDENSMLKRKDKRLIVARDASPATGLQVIQGITRASLQTNSWISAASFQETTKVLTQAAIQAKTDELKGLKENVIVGHKIPAGTGLRKYEDIIVGSREEYEEIMASKEDFDDEPEDEL, encoded by the coding sequence ATGGCCTTCAGAAGAGAATCCAATACTACAATTGATTTTAACAGCATAACTATCAGCTTAGCTTCTCCTGAATCCATCCTTGAGCGCTCTTACGGAGAAGTGCTGAAACCCGAAACCATCAATTACCGGACTTACAAACCTGAACGTGACGGACTTTTTTGTGAAAGGATCTTCGGACCGGTTAAGGACTATGAATGCCATTGCGGGAAATATAAACGCATTCGTTACAAAGGCATCATTTGCGATCGTTGCGGGGTGGAAGTTACGGAGAAAAAAGTCAGGAGGGAAAGGACTGGTCACATCCAGCTCGTTGTTCCTGTCGCACACATCTGGTTTTTTCGTTCGCTACCTAATAAAATCGGCGCCCTTCTGGGACTTCCTTCCAAAAAAATGGATTCGATCATCTATTATGAGAAATATGTCGTCATCAAACCGGGGATAAAAGAAAAAGACGGGTTGAAGGAGTTGGATTTCCTTTCAGAAGAAGAGTATTTTGATATTGTTGATAACCTGCCGGCAGATAACGCGCATCTTGACGATTCTGATCCAAATAAATTCATTGCAAAAATGGGTGCTGAAGCGCTTTTTGATCTTTTGGAGAGGCTGGACCTTGACAAAGTTTCTTATGACCTGCGCCATAAAGCCAATACTGAAACCTCTCAGCAGCGTAAACAGGAAGCTCTGAAACGGCTCCAGGTTTATGAAGCATTCCGCGATGCCCGTACCCGTTCTGAAAACCGCCCGGGTTGGATGATCATGAAAATCGTACCGGTGATACCCCCTGAGCTCCGCCCGCTGGTGCCCCTTGATGGTGGCAGATTTGCAACATCCGACCTCAATGACCTCTATCGCAGGGTGATCATCAGGAATAACCGCCTCAAGCGACTGATCGAGATCAAAGCGCCAGATGTCATCATGCGTAATGAGAAACGTATGCTCCAGGAAGCTGTCGACTCCCTGCTGGACAACTCCAGAAAGGTCAGTGCCGTCAAGACAGAATCAAACAGGCCGTTGAAATCACTCAGCGATAGCCTGAAAGGTAAGCAAGGCCGTTTTCGTCAGAATTTACTCGGTAAACGTGTCGATTATTCCGGCCGTTCAGTTATCGTGGTTGGCCCGGAGCTAAAACTTAATGAGTGCGGTCTTCCGAAAGACATGGCGGCTGAGTTATTCAAACCCTTTATCATCAGGAAACTCCTCGAAAGAGGCATAGTGAAGACGGTCAAATCAGCGAAGAAGATCGTCGACCGGAAAGATGCCGTTGTCTGGGATATCCTCGAAAACATTCTGAAAGGCCACCCGGTTCTCCTGAACCGTGCCCCTACCCTTCACAGGCTCGGTATCCAGGCCTTCCAGCCTAAACTTATTGAGGGTAAAGCCATCCAGTTGCACCCATTGGTATGTACCGCGTTTAACGCTGACTTCGACGGTGACCAGATGGCTGTCCACGTACCATTGGGCAATGCAGCCATTTTGGAAGCCCAGATCCTCATGCTTGCTTCACATAACATTCTGAACCCAGCCAATGGCGCTCCAATCACTGTTCCTTCACAGGACATGGTATTGGGTCTTTATTATATGACCAAAGGCAGAAAATCTACCCCGGAATATCCAGTCAAGGGCGAAGGGAAACGCTTCTATTCGCCTGAAGAAGTAATCATCGCGTTCAATGAGAACAAACTTGATCTTCATGCCAATATATTTGTGAAAGTCGAAGACCTGGTTGATGGCCAGCCCGTTAACCAGATCGTTGAAACAACTACAGGAAGGGTCCTCTTTAACCAGGTCGTTCCCGGGGAAATGGGATACATCAACCAATTGCTGACTAAAAAGGCTTTGCGTGATATTATCGGGGATATCCTGAAATCAACAGGTACGAAGAAAACTTCCGATTTCCTGGATAATATCAAAAACCTTGGATTCATTATGGCTTTCAAAGGAGGTCTGTCTTTTAACCTTGGAGATGTGATCATCCCGGAGGTCAAAGAATCTTTCATTGAAGAAGCCAACCAGGAAGTTGATGAGGTTCTCAGCAACTACAACATGGGTTTCATCACCAATAATGAACGTTATAACCAGATCATCGATATCTGGACCCATACAAACTCCAGACTAACCCAGCAGGTGATGAAAGAAATTTCCCTGGATAAGGGAGGTTTTAACCCGATCTTTATGATGCTCGACTCAGGTGCGAGAGGTTCTAAAGAACAGATCCGCCAGTTGTCAGGCATGAGGGGTCTGATGGCCAAACCACAGAAATCCGGGGCAACAGGAGGTGAAATTATCGAAAACCCGATCTTATCCAACTTCAAAGAAGGATTATCAGTTCTTGAATACTTCATTTCCACCCACGGCGCCCGTAAAGGTCTTGCCGATACAGCTCTTAAAACAGCAGATGCCGGTTACCTGACCCGACGCCTGGTCGATGTTTCGCAGGATGTCATTATTTCGGAAGATGACTGCGGCACCCTCAGGGGAATCACAATCTCTGCCCTAAAAAAGAATGAGGAGACCGTAGAATCCCTTTACGACCGGATCCTTGGCCGGGTTACCCTGCATGATATCTTCCATCCTAATACCGGCGAACTGATTGCAAGGGCAGGCCACCAGCTCACTGAAGACAAATGTAAAATCATCGAAGAATCCCCGATAGAATCGGTCGAGATTCGTTCCGTGCTTACCTGTGAATCCAAGCAGGGTGTTTGCGCAAGATGTTATGGAAGGAACCTCGCTACGGGAAGAATGATCCAGGAGGGCGAGGCAGTTGGTGTTATCGCTGCCCAGTCAATCGGTGAGCCTGGAACACAGCTGACCCTGCGTACTTTCCACGTTGGGGGTACTGCTTCTAACGTTGCGATTATTTCGAAAATTGAAGCTAAATACGATGGTTTCCTCGAAATTGACGAACTCAGGTTTGTAACCTATACCAACAAGGAAGGCAAAAGCTATGATGTGGTGATTGGCCGTTCTGCTGAAATGAGGATCATTGATAAACACACCAAGATTGTCCTTGCTTCTGGTCATATTCCCTATGGAGCTAACCTTTATTTTAAGGAAAACACGGAAGTTAAAAAAGGCAGCCTGATCAGCGACTGGGATCCTTTCAATGCTGTGATCCTTGCCGAAGTTAAAGGCACTATCCAATATGAAAATATCGTTGAAGGGAAAACTTACCGTATTGAATCTGATGAGCAGACCGGTTATGTAGATAAGGTTGTAATAGAACCTCGTCAGAAACTCAAGAATCCGACGATCAATATTGTCTCCGGCGATGGTGAAGTCGTTAAATCTTATGACATCCCAGTTGGAGCACGTATCGTGGTTGAAGACGGACAGGACATCAAAGCGGGTGAGCCGCTGGTAAAAATCCCCAGGGCAATCGGGAAAACCGGTGATATTACTGGTGGTTTGCCCAGAGTTACCGAACTCTTTGAGGCCAGGAACCCATCCGAGCCGGCTGTTGTGGCTGAAATCGACGGTGTGGTTACGATCAGCAAAAAGCTGAAAAGAGGCAACCGTGAGGTGGTCATTACTTCGAAAACCGGAGAAGAGAAACATTATCTCGTCCCAACGACGAAACAGGTCCTTGCCCAGGAAAATGACTATATCCGTGCTGGAACATCCCTTTCCGAAGGTGAGATTTCACCTTCAGATATATTGGCTATCAAAGGTCCGATGAAGGTTCAGGAATATATCGTCAATGAAGTGCAGGAAGTTTACCGTTTGCAGGGTGTGAAGATCAACGACAAGCATTTTGAAGTGATTGTCAGGCAGATGATGAGAAAAGTTGAAGTAGAAGATCCCGGCGATACGAGATTCCTTGAAGGCGAACTGGTCAACAAAACCGATTTCCAGGATGAAAATGATGACGTCTTCGGAAAGAAAGTAGTCATCGATCCGGGTGATTCGCTTACATACCGGGCCGGTCAGATCGTAAGTGCGAGGAAACTGCGCGATGAGAATTCAATGCTGAAACGTAAAGACAAGCGCCTGATTGTTGCCAGGGATGCAAGTCCGGCAACCGGCCTGCAGGTTATCCAGGGTATTACGCGGGCATCATTGCAAACCAATAGCTGGATTTCTGCCGCTTCATTCCAGGAAACCACAAAAGTGCTGACCCAGGCAGCCATCCAGGCCAAGACCGACGAGCTAAAAGGCTTGAAAGAAAATGTCATCGTTGGCCATAAAATCCCCGCCGGGACAGGATTACGGAAATATGAAGATATCATTGTCGGTTCACGCGAAGAATATGAAGAAA